Proteins from one Pseudomonas bijieensis genomic window:
- a CDS encoding tetratricopeptide repeat protein: protein MRFVLFVALALSVTGCTRWSMNHHMNLAYKAYERGNCEQVMLELSQVDRASRARRYMQPEVSMLRGQCLERQKLFVDAAQTYQFIITQYPNSEYAFRARARLETLQSLGHYPTRSASAIRPTAS, encoded by the coding sequence ATGCGATTCGTGCTTTTTGTTGCCCTGGCCCTGAGCGTCACGGGCTGCACCCGTTGGTCGATGAACCATCACATGAACCTGGCCTACAAGGCCTATGAGCGCGGCAATTGCGAGCAGGTCATGCTCGAGCTGTCCCAGGTCGACCGCGCCAGCCGTGCCCGCCGCTATATGCAGCCGGAAGTCTCGATGCTGCGTGGCCAGTGCCTGGAGCGGCAGAAGCTGTTCGTCGATGCGGCGCAGACCTACCAGTTCATCATCACGCAATACCCTAACAGCGAATACGCCTTCCGTGCCCGGGCCCGGCTCGAGACCCTGCAGAGCCTGGGCCATTATCCGACCCGCAGCGCATCGGCGATCCGCCCGACGGCGTCCTGA
- a CDS encoding DUF6124 family protein yields MFKATPNPPHTDPLSPHETLDPEKLDEAARRALDYYLKPNHGQPDKKTDKQLDYFIVAPDADPEGMLAHSYETFCSVSTLILDLSEDLEGAPRNLALAIHQMGEMGVLLLERLLDNEAKIQR; encoded by the coding sequence ATGTTCAAAGCCACACCCAACCCACCACACACCGACCCGCTATCCCCCCACGAAACCCTCGATCCCGAAAAGCTCGACGAAGCGGCACGAAGAGCCCTGGACTACTACCTCAAGCCCAACCACGGCCAACCCGACAAGAAAACCGACAAACAACTGGACTACTTCATCGTCGCCCCCGACGCCGACCCCGAAGGCATGCTTGCCCACAGCTACGAAACCTTCTGCTCGGTGAGCACGCTGATCCTGGATTTATCGGAAGACCTCGAAGGCGCCCCGCGCAACCTGGCCCTGGCGATTCACCAGATGGGCGAGATGGGGGTGTTGTTGCTGGAACGGCTGCTGGATAACGAAGCGAAGATTCAGCGCTGA
- a CDS encoding DUF6124 family protein, with protein sequence MFKATPNPPHTDPLSPHETLDSEKLDEAAQRALDYYLKPNHGQPDKKPYKQPDYFIVAPNADPEGMLAHTYETFCSVSTLILDLSEGLEGAPRNLALAIHQMGEMGVLLLEKMLDNEARVQR encoded by the coding sequence ATGTTCAAAGCTACACCTAACCCGCCCCACACCGACCCGCTATCCCCCCACGAAACCCTCGACTCCGAAAAGCTCGACGAAGCCGCCCAAAGAGCCCTGGACTACTACCTCAAGCCCAACCACGGCCAACCCGACAAAAAACCTTACAAACAACCGGATTACTTCATCGTCGCGCCAAACGCTGACCCCGAAGGCATGCTCGCGCATACCTACGAAACCTTCTGCTCGGTGAGCACGCTCATCCTGGATTTATCCGAAGGCCTGGAAGGCGCCCCGCGCAACCTGGCGCTGGCGATTCACCAGATGGGCGAGATGGGAGTGTTGTTGCTGGAGAAGATGCTGGATAACGAAGCGAGGGTTCAGCGCTGA
- a CDS encoding PilZ domain-containing protein: MYKKRRIERQQLPYFLRVFNEVNGKPIGFLGNVSADGLMLISHLPLMVGADFDLHLKIPADEGPQQNIVLRANCLWCREDVTPQHFDAGFSLQSAPPEYAQLVSALRQYFSFHSLPASA, encoded by the coding sequence ATGTACAAAAAACGGCGAATCGAGCGGCAGCAGCTGCCGTATTTTTTGAGAGTGTTTAATGAAGTCAACGGCAAGCCCATCGGTTTTCTGGGCAATGTTTCTGCAGATGGTCTGATGCTGATCAGCCATTTGCCGTTGATGGTCGGCGCGGACTTTGACTTGCACCTGAAAATCCCCGCCGATGAGGGACCGCAGCAGAACATTGTGCTCCGAGCCAATTGCCTGTGGTGCCGTGAAGATGTGACGCCGCAGCATTTCGACGCCGGTTTCAGCCTGCAGTCTGCACCGCCGGAGTACGCGCAACTGGTCAGTGCGTTGCGGCAGTATTTCAGTTTTCATTCGTTGCCGGCATCGGCCTGA